The Altererythrobacter sp. ZODW24 genome window below encodes:
- the trmD gene encoding tRNA (guanosine(37)-N1)-methyltransferase TrmD, with translation MTFAATILTLYPEMFPGPLRLSLAGRALEEQKWSLDTVQIRDFATDKHSNVDGTPAGGGAGMVLKVDVLAAAVDHAKRVQPKAPILAMTPRGKPITQERIREIVAGPGVTILCGRFEGFDERIFEARDIEEVSVGDIVLSGGEPAALMILDACIRLLPGVMGAASSGTEESFEEGLLEYPQYTRPQEWDGRMIPEVLRSGDHAKIAAWRKAMSEDHTRLRRPDLWERHIGVRDQSASGERHENRKPGK, from the coding sequence ATGACCTTCGCTGCCACAATCCTCACTCTTTATCCCGAGATGTTTCCCGGGCCTTTGCGCCTGTCGCTCGCGGGGCGGGCGCTTGAGGAGCAGAAGTGGTCGCTTGATACGGTCCAGATCCGCGATTTTGCGACGGACAAGCATAGCAATGTCGATGGCACGCCTGCGGGCGGAGGCGCGGGGATGGTGCTGAAGGTGGATGTTCTCGCCGCAGCCGTCGATCATGCGAAGCGTGTTCAGCCAAAGGCGCCGATCCTCGCCATGACGCCGCGCGGAAAGCCCATAACGCAGGAGCGCATCCGCGAAATCGTTGCGGGGCCGGGGGTCACAATCCTATGCGGCCGGTTCGAGGGATTTGACGAGCGGATCTTCGAAGCGCGCGACATTGAGGAAGTCTCTGTCGGGGACATTGTTCTGTCGGGCGGAGAGCCTGCTGCTTTGATGATTCTCGACGCTTGCATTCGCCTGCTTCCCGGCGTAATGGGCGCGGCTTCGAGTGGTACCGAGGAGAGCTTCGAAGAAGGGCTCCTTGAATATCCTCAATACACCCGGCCCCAGGAATGGGACGGGCGTATGATCCCTGAAGTGCTGCGATCGGGGGATCATGCGAAGATCGCCGCATGGCGTAAAGCCATGTCGGAAGATCATACACGGTTACGCAGACCGGACCTTTGGGAACGCCATATCGGTGTTCGGGACCAGTCTGCCTCTGGCGAGCGGCATGAAAATAGGAAACCAGGTAAATGA
- the rplS gene encoding 50S ribosomal protein L19: MNLLQTLEAEAIGALSDGKDIPEFQAGDTVRIGVRVVEGTRERVQNFEGVVIARSNRGMGSNFTVRKMSFGEGVERVFPLYSPNLDKITVIRRGVVRRAKLYYLRGRTGKRARIAERRDNAPKA; this comes from the coding sequence ATGAACCTGCTCCAGACTCTCGAGGCCGAAGCAATCGGTGCTCTTAGTGACGGGAAAGACATTCCCGAATTCCAGGCTGGCGATACCGTCCGTATTGGTGTGCGTGTTGTCGAAGGCACACGTGAACGTGTCCAGAATTTTGAAGGCGTTGTGATTGCCCGGTCGAACCGCGGCATGGGCAGCAACTTCACCGTACGTAAAATGAGCTTCGGCGAAGGCGTGGAACGTGTGTTCCCGCTGTATTCGCCTAACCTCGACAAGATTACCGTGATCCGTCGCGGTGTCGTGCGTCGTGCGAAACTTTACTACCTGCGCGGTCGCACAGGTAAGCGTGCCCGCATCGCGGAACGCCGCGACAACGCGCCTAAGGCGTAA
- a CDS encoding DPP IV N-terminal domain-containing protein — protein MSAEDTAENGVLTFERVFASPSLNGSSPRATKLSPDGRYLTLLRNREDDKDRYDLWGYDRESGEWTMLVDSEKLGSGRELSEDEKMQRERARVGNLKGIITYQWSADGKSVLVPLDGDLYLAGLDGTVTRLTDTEASELNPTLSPEGGYVSFVRDRQLWTGEVGGDAAPITPKEGETIRWGEAEFVAQEEMARLTGFWWSPNDDRIAVERFDEAPVGIVTRAAIGATGTKVYEQRYPAAGTPNAEVQLFLMDPDGENRVEVDLGAEKDIYLARVDWAPDGKTVYVQRQNREQTVLDMLKVDPATGASEVFFTENAAVEDYWINLSDDYKFLDDGSLIWWSERDGFGHLYHFKDGDWTQMTKGEWGVTSLVSVDQDKGLITFAGKRDGVLETHIYQIALSDPSKVVRLTDPGHSYGAKGSGETLLLSRSSSSQPPQSYIADAGGERLTWIEENALDADHPYTPYLASHRMPTYGTIKAEDGKTDLYYSMITPEMEPGKRYPVFFSHYSGPGPQVVAKSWEGALPQAIVDMGYIWFELDNRGAANRGVKFEQPLYRAMGGVEVRDQKAGAEFLKTLDYVDPDKLAIYGWSYGGYMTLKQLQADPGLYAAGISGAPVTDWSLYDTHYTERYMGTPQDDAEAYAKSAAIEDSVKITDPMLLIHGMADDNVVFENSTALIAKMQGEAVPFEMMLYPGYTHRVAGEKISPHMWNTIFDFLQDNGVTPPE, from the coding sequence ATGAGCGCCGAGGATACTGCCGAGAACGGCGTACTGACATTCGAGCGGGTGTTTGCCAGCCCGAGCCTGAACGGCTCCAGCCCGCGCGCGACAAAGCTGTCGCCTGATGGCCGCTATCTCACGTTGCTGCGTAACCGCGAGGATGACAAGGATCGCTACGATCTGTGGGGCTATGACCGTGAAAGCGGCGAATGGACCATGCTGGTGGACAGCGAGAAGCTGGGTTCCGGCCGCGAGCTGTCCGAAGATGAGAAAATGCAGCGCGAGCGCGCGCGGGTCGGCAATCTCAAGGGCATCATTACTTACCAATGGTCGGCGGATGGCAAGTCTGTCCTCGTGCCGCTAGATGGCGATCTCTATCTTGCCGGGCTGGATGGCACCGTTACCCGCCTGACCGATACAGAGGCGAGCGAGCTCAACCCCACGCTCAGCCCCGAAGGCGGCTATGTCTCCTTCGTCCGCGACCGTCAGCTATGGACTGGTGAAGTCGGCGGGGATGCCGCGCCGATCACCCCCAAGGAAGGCGAAACGATCCGCTGGGGCGAAGCGGAGTTCGTGGCTCAGGAAGAAATGGCGCGGCTGACCGGCTTCTGGTGGTCGCCGAATGATGACCGCATCGCGGTCGAGCGTTTTGATGAAGCGCCGGTCGGCATCGTCACTCGTGCGGCAATTGGCGCAACCGGGACCAAGGTTTACGAACAGCGCTATCCCGCAGCGGGCACGCCCAATGCCGAAGTGCAATTGTTCCTGATGGATCCCGACGGCGAGAACCGGGTCGAGGTTGATCTGGGCGCAGAGAAAGACATCTATCTCGCCCGTGTCGATTGGGCGCCCGATGGCAAGACCGTCTATGTCCAGCGCCAGAACCGCGAGCAGACGGTGCTCGATATGCTGAAGGTTGATCCGGCAACGGGCGCAAGCGAGGTGTTCTTCACCGAGAATGCTGCGGTTGAGGATTACTGGATAAACCTCTCCGATGATTATAAGTTCCTCGACGATGGCAGTCTGATTTGGTGGTCAGAGCGCGACGGGTTTGGGCATTTGTATCACTTCAAGGATGGTGACTGGACGCAGATGACCAAGGGCGAGTGGGGCGTGACCAGCCTCGTCTCGGTTGATCAGGACAAAGGGCTGATTACCTTTGCTGGGAAGCGCGACGGCGTGCTGGAAACGCATATCTATCAGATTGCTCTCAGCGATCCATCCAAGGTCGTACGGCTTACCGATCCGGGCCATTCCTATGGCGCGAAGGGATCGGGCGAGACTCTGCTGCTTTCGCGCTCGTCATCCAGCCAGCCGCCGCAAAGCTATATCGCCGATGCGGGCGGCGAGCGTCTGACTTGGATTGAGGAAAACGCGCTCGACGCCGATCATCCTTATACGCCCTATTTGGCGAGCCACCGGATGCCGACATATGGCACAATCAAGGCGGAGGATGGCAAAACCGACCTCTATTATTCGATGATCACGCCTGAAATGGAGCCGGGCAAGCGCTATCCCGTGTTCTTCAGCCATTATAGCGGCCCCGGGCCGCAGGTGGTCGCAAAGAGCTGGGAAGGCGCATTGCCTCAGGCGATCGTCGATATGGGTTACATCTGGTTCGAGCTCGACAATCGCGGCGCGGCCAATCGCGGGGTGAAATTCGAACAGCCGCTCTACCGCGCTATGGGCGGTGTCGAGGTCCGCGACCAGAAGGCGGGGGCGGAGTTCCTCAAGACGCTGGATTATGTCGATCCTGACAAGCTGGCGATTTATGGCTGGTCCTACGGCGGCTATATGACGCTGAAGCAATTGCAGGCTGATCCGGGGCTATATGCGGCGGGTATCTCCGGCGCGCCAGTGACCGATTGGTCGCTTTATGACACGCATTATACCGAGCGTTATATGGGCACGCCGCAAGACGATGCGGAAGCCTATGCCAAGTCCGCAGCGATTGAGGATTCGGTGAAGATCACCGATCCGATGCTGCTGATCCACGGTATGGCGGATGATAATGTGGTGTTCGAAAACAGCACCGCGCT
- a CDS encoding carbon-nitrogen hydrolase family protein yields the protein MTTLPVAICQAAPIPLNFEAGIAKAAKLAGEAMEHGAKLVAFGETFLGGYPLWLDEAPGAALWDHPGSKALHRIMLEQAIVAGDERLLPLQELCDRHDAMISIGAHERVRQSLCNNQLLLRPGEAPLPHRKLVPTHGERLIWTRGDGSTLGVHQSPYGNVGNLICWEHWMPLARAAMHNLGEAVHIAAWPTVRETYSIASWHYAFEGRCFVLAAGLVQHRQDLLDGLASLGGNAEAEALIHEIPDEALNKGGSQIIAPDSRVLAQAGEGEEMLHAELDLSEIDNGLASLDTDGHFSRPDVFELSVSTEVKSGVVWD from the coding sequence ATGACCACACTGCCCGTCGCCATTTGCCAAGCTGCGCCGATCCCGCTGAACTTTGAAGCGGGGATCGCCAAGGCTGCAAAGCTGGCGGGCGAGGCGATGGAACATGGCGCTAAACTCGTCGCATTTGGCGAGACTTTCCTCGGAGGTTATCCGCTGTGGCTCGATGAAGCGCCCGGCGCGGCTTTGTGGGATCATCCGGGCAGCAAGGCGCTCCACCGGATTATGTTGGAGCAGGCGATAGTCGCGGGTGACGAGCGTCTGCTGCCCTTGCAGGAGCTCTGCGACCGCCATGATGCGATGATCTCTATCGGCGCGCATGAGCGGGTGCGGCAGAGCCTGTGCAACAATCAACTGCTGCTGCGTCCGGGCGAGGCTCCGCTGCCGCACCGCAAGCTGGTGCCAACGCATGGCGAGCGGCTGATCTGGACACGCGGCGATGGCTCCACGCTGGGCGTGCACCAGTCGCCCTATGGTAATGTCGGCAATCTGATTTGCTGGGAACACTGGATGCCGCTCGCCCGCGCGGCGATGCATAATCTGGGCGAGGCGGTGCATATCGCCGCATGGCCGACTGTGCGCGAGACGTATTCCATCGCCTCGTGGCACTATGCGTTCGAGGGGCGCTGCTTCGTGCTGGCCGCAGGGCTGGTGCAGCACCGGCAGGATTTGCTCGACGGACTGGCGTCACTTGGCGGGAATGCTGAGGCCGAAGCGCTGATCCACGAAATCCCGGACGAGGCGCTGAACAAGGGCGGCAGCCAGATTATCGCACCGGACAGCCGAGTGTTGGCGCAGGCGGGTGAGGGCGAGGAAATGCTACACGCAGAGCTGGACTTGTCCGAGATCGATAACGGTTTGGCTTCGCTCGATACAGACGGGCATTTTTCGCGGCCTGATGTGTTTGAGTTGAGTGTCAGTACTGAGGTCAAAAGTGGCGTTGTATGGGATTAG
- the rimM gene encoding ribosome maturation factor RimM (Essential for efficient processing of 16S rRNA), translating to MAQDKPVTLAAVIGAHGVTGEVRLKLFGEGWAELKRYKTFNEGAYTLKKIRDDNKGGAVVRFAEIQDRNAAEKMRSTVLTIAPSQLPELGEGEYYHADLLGLPVVTDGGEAVGTIVEVENFGAGDVIEIQRPDGKKFMVPMNVTAVPEWDEKRLVINADFADI from the coding sequence TTGGCACAAGACAAGCCCGTCACACTCGCCGCTGTAATCGGCGCGCATGGTGTGACGGGCGAAGTCCGTTTAAAACTGTTCGGCGAAGGCTGGGCAGAATTGAAGCGTTACAAGACCTTCAACGAGGGCGCGTATACGCTGAAAAAGATCCGCGATGACAATAAAGGCGGCGCTGTCGTTCGCTTCGCGGAAATACAGGACCGCAACGCTGCTGAAAAAATGCGCAGCACTGTCCTGACAATCGCCCCATCACAGCTGCCCGAATTGGGCGAGGGCGAATATTACCACGCAGACTTGCTAGGCCTGCCTGTCGTAACCGATGGCGGCGAAGCCGTAGGCACAATCGTCGAGGTAGAGAACTTCGGCGCGGGTGATGTGATCGAAATCCAGCGGCCTGATGGTAAGAAGTTCATGGTCCCGATGAATGTGACAGCGGTTCCAGAGTGGGACGAGAAGCGCCTTGTGATAAATGCGGATTTCGCCGATATCTGA
- the rpsP gene encoding 30S ribosomal protein S16, whose product MAIALRLSRGGAKKRPYYRIVAADSRRARDGKYLEQVGMYNPLLAKDDEGRVKLNEDRIRYWLGVGAQPSDRVLRFLDAAGILKREPRNNPNKAKPGEKATERAEEKAEKAAAAEEAAKEAAAAPAPVEEAPVEEVATEAPAEEAATEAPAEEAKAEEAPAEEAKAEEAPAAEEAPADDKAEG is encoded by the coding sequence ATGGCAATTGCACTGCGTTTGTCCCGTGGCGGCGCCAAGAAGCGTCCTTACTATCGTATCGTGGCAGCTGACAGCCGCCGCGCGCGTGACGGCAAGTATCTCGAGCAGGTTGGCATGTACAACCCGCTGCTCGCTAAGGATGATGAAGGCCGCGTAAAGCTAAACGAAGATCGCATCCGTTACTGGCTCGGCGTTGGCGCCCAGCCTTCGGACCGCGTTCTGCGTTTCCTCGATGCTGCCGGTATCCTGAAGCGCGAGCCGCGCAACAACCCGAACAAGGCAAAGCCTGGCGAGAAAGCCACGGAACGCGCTGAAGAGAAGGCTGAAAAGGCCGCTGCAGCTGAAGAAGCTGCCAAGGAAGCTGCTGCAGCTCCTGCGCCGGTTGAAGAAGCGCCTGTAGAAGAAGTAGCGACCGAAGCTCCGGCTGAAGAAGCAGCGACTGAAGCGCCAGCGGAAGAAGCTAAGGCTGAAGAAGCTCCGGCCGAAGAAGCAAAAGCTGAAGAAGCCCCAGCCGCTGAAGAAGCGCCTGCCGACGACAAGGCTGAAGGCTAA